A stretch of Triticum aestivum cultivar Chinese Spring chromosome 1D, IWGSC CS RefSeq v2.1, whole genome shotgun sequence DNA encodes these proteins:
- the LOC123183196 gene encoding uncharacterized protein isoform X2, producing MDSAMLSRTRAGLGAPEEEDDDGGAVGYVKGEHCLEAAAAGGLRAGLRVEERVHGSGAHHREPPVRSQPRHHGRRRRRMPHGLSGKNDSIDNRPVSSDEETSQARKRSNEQ from the exons ATGGACTCGGCGATGCTCTCGCGCACCCGCGCCGGCCTCGGCGCCCCggaggaagaggacgacgacggagGCGCCGTCGGCTACGTCAAGGGCGAGCACTGCCTCG AGGCTGCTGCGGCGGGAGGTCTTCGAGCAGGTCTGCGAGTGGAAGAGCGCGTCCATGGGTCTGGCGCCCATCATCGAGAACCACCAGTCCGTTCGCAACCTCGGCATCACGGCAG GCGCAGAAGGAGAATGCCGCACGGGTTAAGCGGTAAGAATGACAGCATCGATAATCGTCCAGTATCATCTGATGAAGAAACATCGCAAGCACGCAAGCGCAG CAATGAACAATAA
- the LOC123183196 gene encoding uncharacterized protein isoform X1, with product MDSAMLSRTRAGLGAPEEEDDDGGAVGYVKGEHCLEAAAAGGLRAGLRVEERVHGSGAHHREPPVRSQPRHHGRRRRRMPHGLSGKNDSIDNRPVSSDEETSQARKRRLKDVDHDDKADIGRGRMCHHAHH from the exons ATGGACTCGGCGATGCTCTCGCGCACCCGCGCCGGCCTCGGCGCCCCggaggaagaggacgacgacggagGCGCCGTCGGCTACGTCAAGGGCGAGCACTGCCTCG AGGCTGCTGCGGCGGGAGGTCTTCGAGCAGGTCTGCGAGTGGAAGAGCGCGTCCATGGGTCTGGCGCCCATCATCGAGAACCACCAGTCCGTTCGCAACCTCGGCATCACGGCAG GCGCAGAAGGAGAATGCCGCACGGGTTAAGCGGTAAGAATGACAGCATCGATAATCGTCCAGTATCATCTGATGAAGAAACATCGCAAGCACGCAAGCGCAG GTTGAAGGATGTTGATCATGATGATAAGGCAGACATTGGGAGAGGACGCATGTGCCATCATGCACATCACTAA